In one window of Dyella thiooxydans DNA:
- a CDS encoding leucyl aminopeptidase family protein has product MSVLIERKRSDRRSLPIETVTPATLAAARKRLSAAQKRWLDEWAFEAAPGAQVLLADAGGKLARVLVGVDPADPLGALAGLPMSLPPGHYHLADEGVALDARQAALGWALGAYQFTRYRKPRRTPATLAVPAEDLEALAPLVEATALVRDLVNTPTEDMGPEQLGDAVHKLGKAHKAKVRDWVGQELLKHNFPTIHAVGRASHREPRLIELTWGKQSHPKLVIVGKGVCFDTGGLDLKGGDGMRWMKKDMGGAAHAIALAGLVMDAKLPVRLTLLVPAVENAVSGNAMRPGEVITTRAGITVEVDNTDAEGRLILCDALAYASEQKPDLIVDFATLTGAARVALGPDLPALFANRDELAEAVLAAGKRTADPLWQLPLWRPYRKMLDSYLADMANSGASRHAGAITAALYLERFVPESQAWMHLDTYAWNDGDRPGRPRGGEAMGLRAFFAFLQGRYPH; this is encoded by the coding sequence ATGTCCGTCCTGATCGAACGCAAGCGCAGCGACCGCCGCAGCCTCCCCATCGAAACCGTCACGCCCGCCACCCTGGCCGCCGCGCGCAAGCGCCTGAGCGCCGCGCAGAAGCGCTGGCTGGACGAGTGGGCGTTCGAAGCCGCCCCCGGTGCGCAGGTGCTGCTGGCCGATGCCGGCGGCAAGCTGGCGCGGGTGCTGGTGGGCGTGGATCCGGCCGACCCGCTCGGCGCACTGGCCGGCCTGCCGATGTCGCTGCCGCCCGGCCATTACCACCTGGCCGATGAGGGCGTAGCGCTGGATGCACGACAGGCCGCGCTCGGCTGGGCCCTGGGCGCCTACCAGTTCACCCGCTACCGCAAGCCGCGCCGCACACCGGCCACGCTGGCCGTGCCGGCCGAGGATCTGGAAGCGCTGGCGCCGCTGGTCGAAGCCACCGCGCTGGTGCGCGATCTGGTCAACACGCCGACCGAGGACATGGGGCCCGAGCAACTGGGGGACGCCGTGCACAAGCTCGGCAAGGCGCACAAGGCCAAGGTCCGCGACTGGGTCGGTCAGGAGCTGCTCAAGCACAACTTCCCCACCATCCACGCGGTGGGCCGCGCCAGCCATCGCGAGCCGCGGCTGATCGAGCTGACGTGGGGCAAGCAGAGCCATCCGAAGCTGGTGATCGTCGGCAAGGGCGTGTGCTTCGACACCGGCGGCCTGGACCTCAAGGGCGGCGACGGCATGCGCTGGATGAAGAAGGACATGGGCGGCGCGGCGCACGCCATCGCGCTGGCCGGCCTGGTGATGGACGCGAAGCTGCCGGTGCGCCTGACCCTGCTGGTGCCGGCGGTGGAGAACGCGGTCAGCGGCAACGCGATGCGTCCGGGCGAGGTGATCACCACCCGCGCCGGCATCACCGTGGAAGTGGACAACACCGACGCCGAGGGCCGGCTGATCCTGTGCGACGCGCTGGCCTATGCCAGCGAGCAGAAGCCGGACCTGATCGTCGACTTCGCCACCCTCACCGGTGCCGCCCGCGTGGCGCTGGGCCCGGACCTGCCGGCCCTGTTCGCCAACCGCGACGAGCTGGCCGAGGCGGTACTCGCCGCCGGCAAGCGCACCGCCGATCCGCTGTGGCAACTGCCGCTGTGGCGCCCGTACCGCAAGATGCTCGACTCCTACCTGGCCGACATGGCCAACTCCGGCGCCTCGCGGCATGCCGGTGCGATCACCGCCGCGCTGTACCTGGAGCGCTTCGTGCCCGAATCGCAGGCGTGGATGCACCTGGACACCTACGCCTGGAACGACGGCGACCGCCCGGGTCGCCCGCGCGGCGGCGAGGCGATGGGCCTGCGCGCGTTCTTCGCGTTTCTGCAGGGCCGCTATCCGCACTGA
- a CDS encoding HAD family hydrolase: MTIRALTLDLDDTLWPVWPALERADQDVHAWLRTHHPAVAEAWPIPAMRELRARIAAERTDLAHDFTTQRHLTMRYAFAACGIDDAPVEALWEVYFAARNAVELYEDSLPALRRIAERLPVAALTNGNADLERVGIAAHFRHHVSAREIGAPKPDPAIFRAALERLGAAPHEVLHVGDDPALDVAGARAAGLRVAWINRRGEPWPAGLGDPPELDLPDMTALADWLDAHA, from the coding sequence GTGACGATCCGCGCGCTGACGCTGGATCTGGACGACACCCTGTGGCCGGTGTGGCCGGCGCTGGAACGCGCCGACCAGGACGTGCACGCGTGGCTGCGCACGCATCATCCGGCGGTGGCCGAGGCCTGGCCGATCCCGGCGATGCGCGAGCTGCGCGCCCGCATCGCCGCCGAGCGCACCGACCTGGCGCACGACTTCACCACCCAGCGCCACCTGACCATGCGCTACGCGTTCGCCGCCTGCGGCATCGACGACGCGCCGGTGGAGGCGCTGTGGGAGGTGTACTTCGCCGCCCGCAACGCAGTGGAGCTTTACGAGGACAGCCTGCCGGCATTGCGCCGCATCGCCGAACGCCTGCCGGTGGCCGCACTCACCAACGGCAATGCCGACCTGGAGCGCGTGGGCATTGCCGCGCATTTCCGGCATCACGTGAGCGCGCGGGAGATCGGCGCGCCGAAGCCGGATCCGGCGATCTTCCGCGCTGCGCTGGAACGGCTGGGTGCAGCCCCGCACGAGGTGCTGCACGTCGGCGACGACCCGGCGCTGGACGTGGCCGGCGCCCGTGCCGCCGGCTTGCGCGTGGCGTGGATCAACCGCCGCGGCGAACCGTGGCCGGCCGGACTCGGCGATCCGCCCGAGCTGGACCTGCCGGACATGACCGCGCTGGCCGACTGGCTGGACGCCCACGCGTAG
- a CDS encoding LysM peptidoglycan-binding domain-containing protein, translating to MSFRPARLLPVALVGLCLATSVVARTKHASSHHGASHAAGPALIWRGDVTVAHGVVDDMAKAWQRAGHGSVTVQPFNTASGLDAVRLGSADIAGAARGASMDPNEAGLTFTPVAWDALVMVTHPSNPVSSLTLKQLHDIYYGKITNWSQVGGRNEPIDVNAVASPADGVEYSLRTLLFGRGNQPVAAPRQYLNTTSLQQGIALDTKGLGATTLSNVVGNPKLKMLRIDGVAPTRANVANGSYPLYTPLYLITRSSGPKAAQAQAFVDFANSPAGAEVIRRHDLVPYQDGAMLASMDASRRGKILAEVGARAVAQPTATPIAAPGATYAAGAARAPTSERTLAARQALEERRARDAQAKADEAGRASLAGVDGQATTVESSSDQRFARVDASASQPQLKGKSYKVGRGDTLSSIAHKHSVTVADLRRWNHLRSDSVKPGQVLVVSPR from the coding sequence ATGTCCTTCCGTCCCGCCCGCTTGCTGCCGGTCGCCCTCGTCGGCCTCTGCCTCGCCACCTCCGTCGTCGCCAGGACGAAGCACGCCTCCAGCCATCACGGCGCGTCACACGCGGCCGGCCCGGCGCTGATCTGGCGCGGCGACGTCACCGTGGCGCACGGCGTGGTGGACGACATGGCCAAGGCCTGGCAGCGCGCCGGCCACGGCAGCGTGACGGTGCAGCCGTTCAACACCGCCTCGGGCCTGGACGCGGTGCGCCTGGGCTCGGCCGACATCGCCGGTGCCGCGCGCGGCGCCAGCATGGATCCGAACGAGGCCGGCCTGACCTTCACGCCGGTGGCGTGGGACGCCCTGGTGATGGTGACCCACCCGTCCAACCCGGTGAGCAGCCTCACGCTCAAGCAGCTGCACGACATCTACTACGGCAAGATCACCAACTGGAGCCAGGTCGGCGGCCGCAACGAGCCGATCGACGTGAACGCGGTGGCCAGCCCCGCCGACGGCGTGGAGTACAGCCTGCGCACCCTGCTGTTCGGTCGCGGCAACCAGCCGGTGGCCGCGCCGCGCCAGTACCTCAACACCACGTCGCTGCAGCAGGGCATCGCGCTGGACACCAAGGGCCTGGGCGCGACCACGCTGTCCAACGTCGTCGGCAACCCGAAGCTGAAGATGCTGCGCATCGACGGCGTCGCGCCGACCCGCGCCAACGTCGCCAACGGCAGCTACCCGCTATACACCCCGCTCTACCTGATCACCCGTTCGTCCGGCCCGAAGGCCGCGCAGGCGCAGGCCTTCGTCGACTTCGCCAACTCTCCCGCGGGCGCCGAGGTGATCCGTCGCCACGACCTGGTGCCGTACCAGGATGGGGCGATGCTCGCCTCGATGGATGCCTCGCGCCGCGGCAAGATCCTCGCCGAGGTGGGTGCGCGCGCCGTGGCGCAGCCGACCGCCACGCCGATCGCCGCACCGGGCGCGACCTACGCCGCCGGCGCCGCCCGTGCGCCGACCTCCGAGCGCACGCTCGCCGCGCGCCAGGCGCTGGAAGAGCGCCGCGCCCGCGACGCCCAGGCGAAGGCCGACGAAGCCGGTCGTGCCAGCCTGGCCGGCGTGGACGGCCAGGCGACCACGGTGGAGTCCTCGTCCGACCAGCGCTTCGCCAGGGTCGACGCGAGCGCTTCGCAGCCGCAGCTGAAGGGCAAGTCGTACAAGGTGGGGCGTGGCGACACGCTCTCCTCGATCGCCCACAAGCACTCGGTGACGGTGGCCGACCTGCGCCGCTGGAACCACCTGCGCAGCGACAGCGTGAAGCCGGGCCAGGTGCTGGTGGTCAGCCCGCGCTGA
- a CDS encoding DegQ family serine endoprotease, which yields MKLPNRRLGRALVLCCTLLLGALPLASRATLPPAVDGQPLPSLAPMLKKVTPAVVNISTKTRVQVSDPYFSDPLFRQFFGLPDVPRERTEQSLGSGVIVDADKGYILTNNHVVGGADDITVTLQDGRNFKGTLIGTDPDTDIAVVQIHASGLQALPMADSAKLQVGDFVVAVGDPFGLGQTVTSGIVSALGRSGLGGTNYQNFIQTDASINPGNSGGALVNLRGELVGINSMIFSPSGASAGIGFAIPTNLSGEVMKQLIAHGRVQRGTLGLQTQDITPRIARLLGVSGTEGAVVTRVAEGSTADAAGIEPGDVITALNGKPLHDSNELRNSEGLLPLGSRVTLELMRDGKEREVGATLAAEKLATLSGARLDPRLVGVDFSDLGQSDRSQGLAGVRVTEVRPGSLAARSGLQKGDVVIGVGNRRITSVRGLQGLAGVHPRQLALAVADDDGMHYVVIE from the coding sequence ATGAAGCTCCCGAATCGTCGCCTCGGGCGCGCGCTGGTCCTGTGCTGCACCCTGCTGCTGGGTGCCTTGCCGCTGGCCAGTCGCGCCACCCTGCCCCCGGCGGTCGACGGCCAGCCGCTGCCGTCGCTGGCGCCGATGCTGAAGAAGGTGACGCCGGCGGTGGTGAATATCTCCACCAAGACCCGCGTGCAGGTCAGCGACCCGTATTTCAGCGACCCGCTGTTCCGCCAGTTCTTCGGCCTGCCCGACGTGCCGCGCGAGCGCACCGAGCAGAGCCTGGGCTCGGGCGTGATCGTGGATGCGGACAAGGGCTACATCCTCACCAACAACCACGTGGTCGGCGGCGCCGACGACATCACCGTGACGCTGCAGGATGGCCGCAACTTCAAGGGCACGCTGATCGGCACCGATCCGGACACCGACATCGCGGTGGTGCAGATCCACGCCAGCGGCCTGCAGGCGCTGCCGATGGCCGACTCGGCGAAGCTGCAGGTGGGCGACTTCGTGGTGGCGGTGGGCGACCCGTTCGGGCTGGGCCAGACGGTGACCTCGGGCATCGTCTCGGCGCTGGGCCGCTCGGGCCTGGGCGGCACCAACTACCAGAACTTCATCCAGACCGATGCCTCGATCAACCCGGGCAACTCCGGCGGTGCGCTGGTGAACCTGCGCGGCGAGCTGGTGGGCATCAACTCGATGATCTTCTCGCCGTCCGGCGCCAGCGCGGGCATCGGATTCGCCATCCCGACCAACCTCTCCGGCGAGGTGATGAAGCAGCTGATCGCGCACGGCCGGGTGCAACGCGGCACGCTGGGACTTCAGACGCAGGACATCACCCCGCGCATCGCCCGCCTGCTCGGCGTGTCCGGCACCGAGGGCGCGGTGGTGACACGCGTGGCCGAAGGGTCCACCGCCGATGCGGCCGGCATCGAGCCCGGCGACGTGATCACAGCGCTCAACGGCAAGCCGCTGCACGACAGCAACGAGCTGCGCAACAGCGAGGGCCTGCTGCCGCTGGGCAGCCGGGTGACGCTGGAACTGATGCGCGACGGCAAGGAGCGCGAGGTGGGCGCCACGCTGGCCGCGGAAAAGCTGGCGACCCTGTCCGGGGCGCGGCTGGACCCGCGGCTGGTGGGCGTGGACTTCAGCGATCTCGGCCAGAGCGATCGTTCGCAGGGGCTGGCCGGGGTGCGCGTGACCGAGGTGCGGCCCGGCAGTCTCGCCGCGCGCAGCGGCCTGCAGAAGGGCGACGTGGTGATCGGCGTAGGCAACCGCCGGATCACCAGCGTGCGCGGGCTGCAGGGACTGGCCGGCGTGCACCCGCGCCAGCTCGCGCTGGCGGTGGCCGACGACGACGGTATGCATTACGTGGTGATCGAGTGA
- a CDS encoding adenosylcobalamin-dependent ribonucleoside-diphosphate reductase, translating into MSTARAPAVGRDAVQIPLQPASYDIWDKKYRLKNKAGEPVDDSVDGTYRRVARALAEVEATPELREHWYERFVWALRRGAIPAGRITSNAGALEHKPATSTINCTVSGTIRDSMDDILEKVHEAGLTLKAGCGIGYEFSTLRPRGAYVSGAGAYTSGPLSFMDIYDKMCFTVSSAGGRRGAQMGTFDVSHPDVKEFIRAKREDGRLRQFNLSLLVTGGFMEAVEHDEDWPLVFPIHVKEQGDLDLDDPSKVVWREWPTHDNYVEREDGLVACKIYGSIRARHLWDMIMVSTYDYAEPGFILIDKVNEMNNNWWCEHIRATNPCGEQPLPPYGSCLLGSVNLTTFVRDPFGPKARFDWDEYREVVKVFTRMLDNVVEINGLPLQQQRDEIMGKRRHGMGFLGLGSTLTMLKMRYGSDDAVSFTEDVSREMAVAGWEVALDLAREKGPAPILAREFTVTGDMLRKRPEMAADGYKIGDTITGAKLHAKYSRYMQRVATVAPNLVKELAEVGARFTHHSSIAPTGTISLSLANNASNGIEPSFAHHYSRNVIREGKKSKEKVEVFSYELLAYRELINGKAMPYSTEADAKLPDYFVAADDISPKEHVDIQAASQKWIDSSISKTANVPTDYPYEDFKDIYFYAYKQGLKGCTTFRFNPAAFQGVLVKEADLENTLYRFELEDGSVVELKGNEQVEYDGEMHTAANLFDALKEGYYGKF; encoded by the coding sequence ATGAGTACCGCTCGCGCGCCAGCAGTGGGTCGCGATGCCGTGCAGATTCCTCTGCAGCCGGCGTCCTACGACATCTGGGACAAGAAGTACCGTTTGAAGAACAAGGCCGGCGAACCGGTCGACGACAGCGTGGACGGCACCTACCGCCGCGTTGCGCGCGCGCTCGCCGAGGTGGAAGCCACGCCGGAACTGCGCGAGCACTGGTACGAGCGCTTCGTGTGGGCGCTGCGCCGGGGCGCGATCCCGGCCGGCCGCATCACCTCCAACGCCGGCGCGCTGGAGCACAAGCCCGCCACCAGCACGATCAACTGCACCGTGTCCGGCACCATCCGCGACTCCATGGACGACATCCTGGAGAAGGTGCACGAGGCCGGTCTCACGCTGAAGGCCGGCTGCGGCATCGGCTACGAGTTCTCCACGCTGCGTCCGCGCGGCGCGTACGTGTCCGGCGCCGGCGCCTACACGTCCGGCCCGCTGTCCTTCATGGATATCTACGACAAGATGTGCTTCACCGTGTCCTCGGCCGGCGGCCGGCGCGGCGCGCAGATGGGCACGTTCGACGTCAGCCATCCGGACGTGAAGGAGTTCATCCGCGCCAAGCGCGAGGATGGCCGCCTGCGCCAGTTCAACCTGTCGCTGCTGGTCACCGGCGGCTTCATGGAAGCGGTCGAGCACGACGAGGACTGGCCGCTGGTGTTCCCGATCCACGTCAAGGAGCAGGGCGACCTCGACCTGGACGACCCGTCCAAGGTCGTCTGGCGCGAGTGGCCCACCCACGACAACTACGTGGAGCGCGAGGACGGCCTGGTCGCCTGCAAGATCTATGGCTCCATCCGTGCCCGCCACCTGTGGGACATGATCATGGTCTCCACGTACGACTACGCGGAGCCCGGGTTCATCCTGATCGACAAGGTCAACGAGATGAACAACAACTGGTGGTGCGAGCACATCCGCGCCACCAACCCGTGCGGCGAGCAGCCGCTGCCGCCGTACGGCTCGTGCCTGCTCGGCTCGGTCAACCTCACCACCTTCGTGCGCGACCCGTTCGGCCCCAAGGCCCGCTTCGACTGGGACGAATACCGCGAAGTGGTGAAGGTGTTCACCCGCATGCTCGACAACGTGGTGGAGATCAACGGCCTGCCGCTGCAGCAGCAGCGTGACGAGATCATGGGCAAGCGCCGCCACGGCATGGGCTTCCTGGGCCTGGGCAGCACCCTGACCATGCTCAAGATGCGCTACGGCTCGGACGACGCGGTCAGCTTCACCGAGGACGTCTCGCGCGAGATGGCCGTGGCCGGCTGGGAGGTCGCGCTCGACCTGGCCCGTGAGAAAGGCCCGGCCCCGATCCTCGCCCGCGAGTTCACCGTCACCGGCGACATGCTGCGCAAGCGCCCGGAAATGGCGGCCGACGGCTACAAGATCGGCGACACCATCACCGGCGCCAAGCTGCACGCCAAGTACAGCCGCTACATGCAGCGCGTCGCCACCGTGGCCCCCAACCTGGTGAAGGAGCTGGCCGAGGTCGGTGCCCGCTTCACCCACCACTCCTCGATCGCGCCCACCGGCACGATCTCGCTGTCGCTGGCCAACAATGCCTCCAACGGCATCGAGCCCAGCTTTGCCCACCACTACTCGCGCAACGTGATCCGTGAGGGCAAGAAGTCCAAGGAAAAGGTGGAGGTGTTCAGCTACGAGCTGCTCGCCTACCGCGAGCTGATCAACGGCAAGGCCATGCCCTACAGCACCGAGGCCGACGCCAAGCTGCCCGACTACTTCGTGGCCGCCGACGACATCAGCCCGAAGGAGCACGTGGACATCCAGGCCGCCTCGCAGAAATGGATCGACTCGTCCATTTCCAAGACCGCCAACGTCCCCACCGATTACCCGTACGAAGACTTCAAGGACATCTACTTCTACGCGTACAAACAGGGCCTCAAGGGCTGCACCACGTTCCGCTTCAACCCGGCCGCTTTCCAGGGCGTGCTGGTGAAGGAAGCCGACCTTGAGAACACCCTCTACCGCTTCGAATTGGAAGACGGTAGCGTTGTCGAACTGAAAGGCAATGAGCAGGTGGAGTACGACGGTGAAATGCACACCGCGGCAAACCTCTTCGATGCCTTGAAGGAAGGCTATTACGGCAAGTTCTGA
- a CDS encoding AAA family ATPase produces MRVESITIKKFKAIDQLKLDLKRINVLAGGNNAGKSCALQAIHVAVALAQTAKAEGAANFAPEKLRYAPTDLFIDLKHRERLSEGGAPVAIEFVVDDAGSKRSFNVTLRRGRNSTISTVSPRDLSFGLGAALASSERPFSVYVPGLAGIPSRETYQGRLVVDRGAVRGDANLYLRNVLYRLFRDPVKKARFEERLGKLFPGLQIIASKFDENRHEHIPIDYIRHGVQRPIDMVGTGTLQAIQILGYVSFYQPALLLLDEPDAHLHPDNQIKLVQALDLLSNEDGLQIVLATHSRHLLQAVRETGDVASFHLKSGALVGSDPDMSELLVDLGAIDKYDVLSLRDKDWLILGEDKNVESEVDHPLRLLVRGAGIDDGRALFMSFKGCTEIRSIALLATFCATHHPAVKILAHRDADFLSMGEAQGVS; encoded by the coding sequence ATGCGCGTCGAATCAATTACAATAAAAAAATTCAAGGCGATTGATCAGCTTAAGCTGGATCTGAAGCGGATCAACGTGCTGGCTGGCGGTAATAACGCTGGTAAGAGCTGTGCACTTCAGGCGATACACGTGGCAGTCGCTCTTGCGCAGACGGCCAAGGCGGAGGGTGCGGCTAACTTCGCACCCGAAAAGCTCCGTTATGCTCCGACAGATTTGTTTATCGATCTGAAGCATAGAGAAAGGCTGTCAGAAGGTGGCGCACCCGTCGCTATAGAATTTGTCGTTGATGACGCGGGTAGCAAGCGATCATTCAATGTGACACTTAGGCGTGGACGCAATAGCACAATAAGCACGGTTAGCCCGCGAGATCTCTCATTCGGTTTAGGGGCCGCTCTGGCTAGCTCCGAGCGTCCGTTTAGCGTTTATGTACCCGGGCTGGCTGGAATACCCAGTCGCGAAACTTATCAAGGGCGGCTAGTTGTCGACCGCGGCGCGGTTCGTGGCGACGCGAATCTTTACCTGCGCAACGTTCTTTACAGGCTCTTTCGTGATCCAGTAAAGAAGGCCAGATTCGAGGAGCGGCTCGGCAAACTGTTTCCTGGCTTGCAAATTATCGCGTCCAAATTCGACGAAAACCGTCACGAACACATTCCAATTGACTATATCCGGCACGGAGTCCAAAGGCCGATTGATATGGTCGGCACCGGCACGCTCCAGGCGATTCAAATTCTCGGCTACGTAAGCTTTTATCAGCCGGCGCTATTGCTACTCGATGAGCCGGACGCCCACTTGCACCCGGACAATCAAATCAAGCTCGTTCAAGCCCTTGATCTCCTTTCTAACGAAGATGGCTTGCAGATAGTTCTGGCAACGCACTCAAGGCACCTATTGCAAGCGGTTCGTGAAACGGGTGATGTTGCATCTTTTCACTTGAAATCGGGCGCGCTTGTTGGCTCCGATCCAGACATGTCTGAGCTCTTGGTCGACTTGGGTGCCATAGACAAGTACGACGTACTCAGTCTCAGAGACAAGGACTGGCTTATCTTGGGCGAGGATAAGAATGTCGAGTCCGAGGTGGATCACCCATTGCGCTTACTTGTTAGGGGCGCTGGAATAGATGACGGCCGTGCCCTATTTATGAGCTTCAAAGGCTGCACGGAAATTCGTTCAATCGCTTTGCTTGCTACGTTTTGCGCAACCCATCACCCGGCCGTAAAAATTCTTGCCCACAGAGATGCTGATTTTCTCTCGATGGGTGAGGCGCAGGGCGTGTCCTAG
- a CDS encoding IS256 family transposase has translation MSPRKHEVPDELLSSLLANYKKPEDLIGENGLLKQLTKLLVEKALDAEMTEHLGHDKHEPVANPAGNTRNGRSRKTLKGEFGELPIEIPRDRHGSFEPKLIPKHQTRWSGFDDKILSLYARGMTVREIQAHLEEMYGTEVSPSLISSVTDAVIDEVKAWQGRPLDPVYPIVYLDCIHVKVREGAVRVKAVYLAIGITMAGEKEVLGLWLAQTEGAKFWLQVVTELRNRGVQDIFIACVDGLKGFPEAIETVFPHTTVQLCLVHMVRHSLNYVSWKRRPEVAADLKRIYTCATAEEAEQRLAEFEARWDKEYLPIGQSWRRNWPRLIPFFDYPPEIRKVIYTTNAIESVNMSLRKLTKHRGAFPSDEALVKLFYLALRNISKKWTLPIRDWKAALNRFTIQFEERLPQL, from the coding sequence ATGAGTCCACGCAAACACGAGGTGCCCGACGAGCTGCTTAGCAGCCTGTTGGCGAACTACAAGAAGCCCGAAGACCTGATCGGCGAGAACGGCCTGCTCAAGCAGCTGACCAAGCTGCTGGTCGAGAAGGCGCTGGATGCGGAGATGACCGAGCACCTCGGTCACGATAAGCACGAGCCGGTGGCCAACCCGGCCGGCAACACCCGCAACGGCCGCAGCCGCAAGACGCTCAAGGGCGAGTTCGGCGAGCTGCCGATCGAGATCCCGCGCGACCGGCACGGCAGCTTCGAGCCGAAGCTGATTCCCAAGCACCAGACTCGCTGGAGCGGCTTCGACGACAAGATCCTGTCGCTCTACGCCCGCGGCATGACGGTGCGCGAGATCCAGGCGCACCTGGAAGAGATGTATGGCACGGAGGTCTCGCCGAGCCTGATCTCCTCGGTCACCGATGCAGTGATCGACGAGGTGAAGGCCTGGCAAGGCCGGCCGCTCGATCCGGTGTATCCGATCGTCTACCTGGACTGCATCCATGTGAAGGTGCGCGAGGGCGCGGTGCGGGTGAAGGCGGTCTACCTGGCCATTGGCATCACCATGGCCGGCGAGAAGGAGGTCCTTGGGCTGTGGCTGGCGCAGACCGAGGGCGCCAAGTTCTGGCTGCAGGTGGTGACCGAGCTGCGCAACCGCGGGGTGCAGGACATCTTCATCGCCTGCGTCGACGGCCTGAAGGGTTTCCCCGAAGCGATCGAGACCGTATTCCCGCACACGACGGTGCAGTTGTGCCTCGTACACATGGTGCGGCACAGCCTGAACTACGTGTCGTGGAAGCGACGGCCGGAGGTGGCCGCCGACCTCAAGCGCATCTACACCTGTGCCACCGCCGAGGAGGCCGAGCAGCGGCTCGCCGAGTTCGAGGCCCGCTGGGACAAGGAATACCTGCCGATCGGGCAGTCCTGGCGACGCAACTGGCCGCGCCTGATCCCGTTCTTCGACTACCCGCCAGAGATCCGCAAGGTGATCTACACGACCAACGCCATCGAGTCGGTGAACATGAGCCTGCGCAAGCTGACCAAGCACCGCGGGGCCTTCCCGAGCGACGAGGCACTGGTGAAGCTGTTCTATCTGGCCCTGCGCAACATCAGCAAGAAATGGACGCTGCCGATCCGTGATTGGAAGGCCGCGCTCAACCGCTTTACGATCCAGTTCGAGGAACGACTCCCTCAGCTGTAA
- a CDS encoding CPBP family intramembrane glutamic endopeptidase, with protein MRVTTPPPPHARHRQAALLTLGTAAVLLAPHLGVPMLLYPVFGLGLCGAMLRWQRLDFSAVGFRWRARKALPLLLGGLLGVAYAALNYSVIGPLLARLLGEYPDLSDFDFVRRSPGGYLLALLLAWVIGGFYEELVFRGFLQTMLLRHLPAHRTRTVVAAALTALLFALYHLQLGAFGVANALVFALIAAALRQRRPDNLWYLIGFHACADMSAFTLIRLGYL; from the coding sequence CCGCCGCCGCACGCCCGACACCGGCAGGCCGCACTGCTGACGCTCGGCACGGCGGCCGTGCTGCTGGCGCCGCATCTCGGCGTGCCGATGCTGCTCTACCCCGTGTTCGGGCTGGGGCTGTGCGGGGCCATGCTGCGCTGGCAGCGGCTGGACTTTTCCGCAGTCGGCTTTCGCTGGCGTGCGCGCAAAGCGCTGCCGCTGCTGCTCGGTGGCCTGCTCGGCGTGGCGTATGCGGCGCTCAACTACAGCGTCATCGGTCCGCTGTTGGCCCGCCTGCTCGGTGAGTACCCGGACCTGAGCGACTTCGACTTCGTGCGTCGCAGCCCCGGTGGCTATCTGCTGGCGCTGCTGCTGGCGTGGGTGATCGGTGGGTTCTACGAGGAACTGGTGTTCCGCGGCTTCCTGCAGACCATGCTGCTGCGGCATCTGCCGGCGCATCGCACACGCACGGTCGTGGCGGCGGCACTCACCGCGCTGCTGTTCGCGCTCTATCACCTGCAGCTCGGCGCGTTCGGCGTGGCCAACGCGCTGGTCTTCGCGCTGATCGCCGCTGCGCTGCGGCAGCGCCGGCCCGACAACCTCTGGTACCTGATCGGCTTCCACGCCTGTGCCGACATGAGTGCCTTCACGCTGATCCGGCTCGGCTATCTCTAG